In Bradyrhizobium sp. CCBAU 051011, the following are encoded in one genomic region:
- a CDS encoding ABC transporter substrate-binding protein yields the protein MRRLRGRNGPLTKESFLTMTSAAALIAASMTIAAPARADDATNQRWIDSEFQPSTLSKADQLKELQWFEKAAAPFKGMEINIVSETITTHEYEARTLAKAFTEITGIKVKHDLIQEGDVVEKLQTQMQSGKNVYDGWINDSDLIGTHFRYGQTVILSDYMTGEGKDVTNPQLDVNDFIGKSFTTGPDGKLYQLPDQQFANLYWFRYDWFSNPEYKAKFKAKYGYELGVPVNWSAYEDIAEFFTNDIKEINGVKVYGHMDYGKKDPSLGWRFTDAWLSMAGNGDKGIPNGKPVDEWGIRMEGCRPVGSSVERGGDTNGPAAVYSIVKYLDWMKKYAPPQALGMTFSESGPVPAQGAIAQQIFWYTAFTADMVKPGIPVVNADGTPKWRMAPSPHGSYWKEGMKLGYQDAGSATLLKSTPPDRRKAAWLYLQFINSKTVSLKKSHVGLTFVRESDIWDKSFTERAPKLGGLIEFYRSPARVQWTPTGNNVPDYPKLAQLWWQNIGDASSGAKTPQQAMDALAAAQDSVLERLEKSGVQKECGPKLNKKETAEFWFAKSEKDGNVAPQRKLANEKPKGETVDYDTLVKSWPATPPKRAEAK from the coding sequence ATGCGACGCTTGAGAGGAAGGAATGGTCCGTTGACCAAGGAGAGCTTTCTGACGATGACCAGCGCGGCTGCGCTGATCGCCGCTTCCATGACCATTGCCGCACCCGCGCGTGCGGACGACGCCACTAACCAGAGGTGGATCGACAGCGAGTTCCAGCCGTCGACGCTGTCGAAGGCCGACCAGCTGAAGGAGCTGCAGTGGTTCGAAAAGGCCGCCGCCCCCTTCAAGGGCATGGAAATCAACATCGTGTCGGAAACGATTACGACGCATGAGTATGAAGCGCGGACGCTGGCGAAGGCTTTCACCGAGATCACCGGCATCAAGGTCAAGCACGACCTGATCCAGGAAGGTGACGTCGTTGAAAAGCTGCAGACCCAGATGCAGTCCGGCAAGAACGTCTATGACGGCTGGATCAATGACTCCGACCTGATCGGCACCCACTTCCGTTACGGCCAGACCGTGATCCTGTCGGATTACATGACCGGCGAGGGCAAAGACGTCACCAATCCGCAGCTCGACGTCAACGACTTCATCGGCAAATCCTTCACCACGGGTCCGGACGGCAAGCTCTATCAGCTTCCCGACCAGCAGTTCGCGAACCTCTATTGGTTCCGCTACGACTGGTTCTCCAATCCGGAGTACAAGGCCAAGTTCAAGGCCAAGTATGGCTACGAGCTCGGCGTGCCCGTGAACTGGTCGGCGTATGAGGACATCGCCGAGTTCTTCACCAACGACATCAAGGAGATCAACGGCGTCAAGGTCTATGGCCACATGGACTATGGCAAGAAGGATCCTTCGCTCGGCTGGCGGTTCACCGACGCCTGGCTGTCGATGGCTGGCAACGGCGACAAAGGCATCCCGAACGGCAAGCCGGTCGACGAATGGGGTATCCGCATGGAAGGCTGCCGTCCCGTCGGTTCATCCGTCGAGCGCGGCGGTGACACCAACGGCCCGGCGGCGGTCTATTCGATCGTCAAATATCTCGACTGGATGAAGAAGTATGCCCCGCCGCAGGCGCTAGGCATGACCTTCTCCGAATCGGGACCGGTGCCGGCACAAGGTGCGATCGCGCAGCAGATCTTCTGGTACACCGCCTTCACCGCCGACATGGTGAAGCCCGGTATCCCGGTCGTGAATGCCGACGGCACGCCGAAGTGGCGCATGGCGCCTTCGCCGCACGGCTCGTACTGGAAAGAGGGCATGAAGCTCGGCTATCAGGACGCCGGCTCCGCCACGCTCCTGAAGTCGACCCCGCCGGATCGCCGCAAGGCGGCCTGGCTCTATCTGCAGTTCATCAACTCGAAGACGGTGTCCTTGAAGAAGAGCCATGTCGGTCTCACCTTCGTTCGTGAATCCGACATCTGGGACAAGTCGTTCACCGAGCGTGCGCCGAAGCTCGGCGGCCTCATCGAGTTCTACCGCTCGCCCGCGCGCGTGCAGTGGACCCCGACCGGCAACAACGTGCCTGACTATCCGAAGCTTGCTCAATTGTGGTGGCAGAACATCGGCGATGCGTCGTCCGGTGCGAAGACGCCGCAACAGGCGATGGATGCGCTGGCCGCAGCCCAGGACTCGGTGCTCGAGCGTCTTGAGAAGTCCGGCGTGCAGAAGGAGTGCGGGCCGAAGCTGAACAAGAAGGAAACGGCCGAATTCTGGTTCGCCAAGTCCGAAAAGGACGGCAACGTCGCTCCCCAGCGCAAGCTGGCGAACGAAAAGCCGAAGGGCGAAACCGTCGACTACGACACGCTGGTGAAGTCGTGGCCGGCCACCCCGCCGAAGCGGGCCGAGGCGAAGTAA
- a CDS encoding DUF2160 domain-containing protein, which translates to MEHIAWMAWTLPTAIFFVMLALTLGAMTWLAAVYPEAERVGVLRIPTTRGDRLFISLVLSAVIHLLWIAFVGTDPIATLPIGEGVEISSLWLATLISLVSAVAIFRTV; encoded by the coding sequence ATGGAACACATCGCATGGATGGCTTGGACGCTGCCGACCGCGATCTTTTTCGTGATGCTGGCGCTGACGCTCGGCGCCATGACCTGGCTTGCGGCTGTCTATCCCGAAGCCGAGCGCGTCGGTGTTTTGCGCATTCCGACCACACGCGGCGACCGGCTTTTCATTTCGCTGGTGTTGTCAGCCGTCATTCACCTTTTGTGGATCGCCTTTGTTGGCACCGATCCGATCGCCACGCTGCCGATCGGGGAGGGCGTTGAGATTTCGAGCCTGTGGCTCGCAACCCTGATTTCGCTGGTCTCGGCCGTTGCGATCTTCCGCACCGTCTGA
- a CDS encoding carbohydrate ABC transporter permease, translating into MNSIPGRRIIMVLFLIFLLLPIYWLVNMSFKTNTEIVTTMTLWPHQPTLENYKRIFTDESWYSGYINSLTYVLINTVISIAVALPAAYAFSRYRFLGDKHLFFWLLSNRMAPAAVFALPFFNLYSAINLFDTPWAVALAHCIFNVPLAVWILEGFVSGVPREIDETAFLDGYSFPRFFAKILVPLIASGIGVAAFFCFMFSWVELLLARTLTSVNAKPISAIMTRTVSAAGMDWGLLAAAGVLTIIPGALVIWFVRNYIARGFALGRV; encoded by the coding sequence TGAATTCGATTCCCGGCCGCCGCATCATCATGGTGCTGTTCCTGATCTTCCTGCTGTTGCCGATCTACTGGCTCGTCAACATGAGCTTCAAGACCAACACCGAGATCGTCACGACGATGACGCTGTGGCCGCACCAGCCCACGCTGGAGAACTACAAGCGCATCTTCACCGACGAGAGCTGGTACTCCGGCTACATCAACTCGCTGACTTACGTCCTGATCAACACCGTGATCTCGATTGCGGTGGCGCTGCCGGCGGCCTATGCCTTCTCGCGCTACCGCTTCCTCGGCGACAAGCATCTGTTCTTCTGGCTGTTGTCGAACCGCATGGCGCCGGCGGCGGTGTTTGCGCTGCCGTTCTTCAACCTCTATTCGGCGATCAACCTGTTCGATACGCCCTGGGCGGTCGCGCTCGCGCACTGCATCTTCAATGTGCCGCTCGCGGTGTGGATTCTCGAAGGCTTCGTCTCGGGCGTGCCGCGCGAGATCGACGAAACTGCATTTCTCGACGGCTATTCGTTCCCGCGCTTCTTCGCCAAGATCCTGGTGCCCTTGATCGCCAGCGGCATCGGCGTCGCGGCATTCTTCTGCTTCATGTTCTCCTGGGTCGAATTGCTGCTGGCGCGAACGCTGACGTCGGTTAACGCCAAGCCGATCTCGGCCATTATGACGCGTACGGTCTCGGCCGCCGGCATGGACTGGGGCCTGCTCGCCGCCGCCGGTGTGCTCACCATCATTCCTGGCGCGCTGGTGATCTGGTTCGTCCGCAACTACATCGCGCGCGGGTTCGCGCTGGGACGGGTGTAG